The proteins below come from a single Mustela erminea isolate mMusErm1 chromosome 14, mMusErm1.Pri, whole genome shotgun sequence genomic window:
- the FOXI2 gene encoding forkhead box protein I2 encodes MSFGAQPPGQARERLNMASYCDGSGVCRAPHSQARAAAHPVGYGRGDLGAAGAGQRLWLNAPALSPAPYAPCPGSAQPYAASGYAAPGPLLGAPGSLAGADLAWLSLSGQQELLRLVRPPYSYSALIAMAIQSAPLRKLTLSQIYQYVAGNFPFYKRSKAGWQNSIRHNLSLNDCFKKVPREEDDPGKGNYWTLDPNCEKMFHNGNFRRKRRRRGEPSAAAPSGAGSPGGAAAPELEPLGAASPDLQAPPSPPGPDAAACFSSFASAMGALAGGLGTFPAGLAGDFPFGRPTTVAAHGSQAPGPAPGFSTGHQTAAAGFRVGHLVYSREGTEV; translated from the exons ATGAGCTTCGGCGCCCAGCCTCCCGGCCAGGCCCGGGAACGACTGAACATGGCCTCGTACTGCGACGGCTCGGGTGTCTGCCGGGCCCCGCACAGCCAGGCCCGGGCAGCCGCGCACCCGGTGGGCTACGGGCGCGGGGATCTGGGCGCCGCGGGAGCCGGCCAGCGCCTGTGGCTGAACGCGCCGGCTCTCAGCCCCGCGCCCTATGCGCCCTGCCCTGGGTCCGCGCAGCCCTACGCGGCCTCTGGCTACGCGGCCCCCGGCCCCCTCCTCGGCGCCCCGGGCAGCCTGGCGGGCGCCGACCTGGCGTGGCTGAGCCTCTCGGGCCAGCAGGAGCTGCTGCGGCTGGTGCGGCCGCCTTACTCGTACTCGGCGCTCATCGCCATGGCCATCCAGAGCGCGCCGCTGCGGAAGCTGACGCTCAGCCAGATCTACCAGTACGTGGCCGGCAACTTCCCCTTCTACAAGCGCAGCAAAGCGGGCTGGCAGAACTCCATCCGCCACAACCTGTCGCTCAATGACTGCTTCAAGAAGGTGCCCCGCGAGGAGGATGACCCAG GTAAAGGCAATTACTGGACCCTGGACCCAAACTGCGAGAAGATGTTCCACAACGGGAACTTCCGACGGAAGAGGAGGCGCAGAGGAGAGCCGAGCGCCGCGGCTCCCTCGGGAGCCGGGAGCCCGGGAGGAGCCGCGGCACCGGAGCTGGAGCCCCTCGGCGCGGCCTCCCCGGACCTGCAGGCCCCGCCGTCCCCGCCCGGGCCCGACGCTGCCGCCTGCTTCTCCAGTTTCGCCTCGGCCATGGGGGCCCTGGCTGGCGGCCTCGGTACCTTCCCCGCGGGCCTGGCGGGAGACTTTCCTTTCGGGAGACCGACGACCGTCGCCGCCCACGGGTCGCAAGCCCCAGGCCCCGCGCCCGGCTTCAGCACCGGCCATCAGACAGCGGCCGCCGGCTTCCGCGTGGGCCACTTGGTCTACAGTCGGGAGGGGACCGAAGTCTAA